A region of Ochotona princeps isolate mOchPri1 chromosome 9, mOchPri1.hap1, whole genome shotgun sequence DNA encodes the following proteins:
- the SCGB3A1 gene encoding secretoglobin family 3A member 1: MKLATACLAFSLVLLSHSAVAFFVNSVAKPVAQPASALDSAVEAGAVEAAAGAVEAGAGAVEAGVGALASPLFSRFSLLKFILASLGIPVGHLIEGSRKCVTELGPEAVGAVKSLLGALTFYG, translated from the exons ATGAAGCTCGCTACAGCTTGCCTGGCATTCAGCCTAGTCCTGCTCAGTCACTCTG CTGTGGCTTTCTTCGTGAACAGTGTGGCTAAGCCTGTGGCCCAACCTGCATCTGCTCTGGATTCTGCCGTGGAAGCTGGGGCCGTGgaagctgctgctggggctgtagaggctggtgctggggctgtggaggCTGGGGTTGGGGCCCTGGCCAGCCCATTGTTCAGCCGCTTCAGCCTCCTGAAATTCATACTGGCAAGCCTGGGCATCCCTGTGGGGCACCTCATCGAGGGCTCCCGCAAGTGTGTGACTGAGTTGGGCCCAGAAGCTGTGGGCGCCGTGAAGTCCCTACTG GGGGCCCTGACTTTCTATGGATGA